One segment of Polypterus senegalus isolate Bchr_013 chromosome 8, ASM1683550v1, whole genome shotgun sequence DNA contains the following:
- the LOC120533534 gene encoding zinc finger protein 239-like, with amino-acid sequence MAVKEETCEADLNIIKVRIINVKEEDCEWESVHPKQESLDIKEEDSELGSVSLKEEDEEECISTEMDSCRSMESVKEDDLHYGDQDGAVTGLVSSHSRYSSSPESSVGVQYESLQSDTKGFEDVLSSTTEEGQPPPKTSSETRIKLHCCSECGKQFTERSSFRRHKIIHTGQKPYCCSECGKKFIQRGHLQIHQRIHTGEKPYDCSECGKQFSDRSSFQRHKRIHTGQKPYCCSECGKMFSRRGSLQKHQRIHTGERPYCCSECGKQFSYSSNFQIHIKTHSGEKPYCCSECGKTFSQRSNLKSHQRIHAEEKPYDCSECGKKFSQKRNLQSHQRIHTREKKIKETPPPCPQMNTVQNAKQ; translated from the exons ATGGCTGTGAAAGAGGAGACGTGTGAGGCTGACCTGAATATCATAAAAGTAAGGATCATAAATgttaaggaggaggactgtgagtgggagAGTGTCCACCCTAAACAGGAGAGTCTGGACATTAAGGAAGAGGACAGTGAGCTGGGGTCAGTGAGTCTTAAAGAGGAGGATGAGGAAGAGTGTATTAGTACTGAGATGGACAGCTGTAGGAGTATGGAGAGTGTCAAGGAAGATGACCTTCATTATGGAGATCAAGATGGAGCAGTGACCGGGTTAGTCTCTTCTCATAGCAGATACTCTTCATCACCTGAGTCTTCTGTCGGTGTACAATATGAATCATTACAATCTGACACAAAGGGGTTTGAAGACGTTTTATCTTCTACAACTGAGGAAGGTCAACCACCACCTAAGACGTCATCTGAAACAa gaataaaacttcactgctgttctgaatgtggcaaacagtttacTGAAAGAAGCAGTTTTCGGCGCCACAAAATAATTCATACAGgacagaagccatattgctgttctgaatgtggtaaaaagtTTATACAGAGAGGCCATCTTCAGATCCAccaaagaatccacacaggagagaagccgtatgactgttctgaatgtggtaaacagttttcagataGAAGCAGTTTTCAgcgccacaaaagaattcacacaggacagaagccatattgctgttctgaatgtggcaaaatgtTTTCACGGAGAGGCAGTCTTCAGAAAcatcaaagaattcacacaggggagaggccatattgctgctctgaatgtggaaaacaattctcttACAGTAGTAATTTTCAGATACACATTAAAACTCAttcaggagagaagccatattgctgctctgaatgtggcaaaacgTTTTCACAGAGAAGCAATCTTAagagccaccaaagaattcacgCAGAAGAGAAACCATatgactgttctgaatgtggtaaaaagtTTTCACAGAAAAGGAATCTTCagagccaccaaagaattcacacaagagagaaaaaaataaaagaaactccCCCACCTTGTCCACAGATGAACACAGTACAAAATGCTAAGcagtag